The proteins below come from a single Vanessa tameamea isolate UH-Manoa-2023 chromosome 15, ilVanTame1 primary haplotype, whole genome shotgun sequence genomic window:
- the LOC113398430 gene encoding gastrula zinc finger protein XlCGF57.1-like encodes MIDIEKTCRTCMKSDVSLVDLFGPIKIENNSSLKLADALMEATPLQIAKEDGLPQNLCDECVKALQIMHIFRTQALHVESELRKLILSSASIKNEENDYDLKNEFDYMGDYDDFRINDVLSNEETKDKTSYSCNTCKKKYTNYEKYLKHKSVHEPTKSCPNCNKKFYRKSLLKEHMNKSCELNDSNIESVGADIEEELDIKVKLEDEEHKCPECSITFQSQKYLLLHLKEHKKTNLVEQKLIDSIQEHNGTIDNLEAEIKIESSTDQFKCSQCNLVFEKYRSLISHSKKHKNLSKNGIFKCNYCDRGFSSKGPLKRHLLLHSQERPFKCTKCPKCYVRRDALVAHMRKHSDVKRYTCEHCNKAFIQLCTLKDHIRTHTGETPFLCSECGRGFKNSSNLRQHLARHSGLKPFACNLCPKTFCTKGQMKCHMVSHTGVQPYKCNECGASFTKANSLKKHKLIHLGLKPFACDNCNMRFTAKDHLTRHVRTHTGEKPYRCPHCARAFTQSNDLAKHVRAHVGQNIYQCTVCQARFRLMRELRLHYPVHYAGTESAALTDKEEPLVILKGCSDSNIDNNIDKTATDAQITITFNRNILDKDGTGDITINIGPEKIN; translated from the exons ATGATAGATATCGAGAAAACTTGTCGGACTTGTATGAAAAGCGATGTTTCTTTGGTGGATTTGTTTGGTCCTATTAAAATTGAGAATAATAGTTCTTTAAAACTGGCAGATGCGTTAATGGAAGCTACTCCTTTACAG ATAGCCAAAGAAGACGGCCTCCCACAAAACCTCTGTGACGAATGTGTGAAAGCCTTACAAATAATGCATATATTTAGAACCCAAGCTCTCCATGTCGAGAGTGAATTGAGAAAACTAATTCTTTCAAGTGCTTCTATAAAAAATGAAGAAAACGACTATGACTTAAAGAATGAATTTGATTACATGGGTGATTATGATGATTTTAGAATTAATGATGTACTGTCGAACGaagaaacaaaagacaaaaccTCATACAGCTGCAatacatgtaaaaaaaagtatacaaactatgaaaaatatttaaaacacaaatcagTCCACGAACCAACTAAATCATGTccaaattgtaacaaaaagttTTACAGGAAGTCGTTATTAAAGGAACATATGAATAAGAGTTGTGAGCTTAATGATAGTAACATTGAATCTGTAGGAGCTGACATTGAAGAAGAATTAGACATTAAAGTTAAGTTGGAAGATGAAGAACATAAATGTCCAGAATGTTCTATAACTTttcaatcacaaaaatatttactgttacaTTTAAAAGAGCACAAGAAAACAAATTTGGTGGAACAGAAACTCATAGACTCAATACAAGAGCACAATGGAACCATAGACAATCTAGAggcagaaataaaaatagaaagttCCACTGATCAGTTTAAATGTTCACAATGCAATCTTGTATTTGAAAAGTATAGGTCTCTCATATCACATTCGAAGAAACACAAGAATCTGTCCAAGAATGGCATTTTTAAATGCAACTACTGTGATAGAGGATTTTCCTCTAAAGGACCTCTCAAGAGGCACTTGTTACTTCACTCCCAAGAAAGACCATTCAAATGCACGAAATGTCCAAAGTGCTATGTTCGGAGGGATGCTCTTGTTGCTCATATGCGTAAACATAGTGATGTTAAGAGGTACACCTGTGAACATTGTAATAAag CATTTATCCAGCTATGTACTTTAAAGGATCACATCAGAACTCATACAGGAGAGACTCCATTCCTCTGCTCTGAGTGTGGGAGAGGCTTTAAAAACAGTTCCAATCTGAGACAGCACTTAGCACGTCATTCGGGACTCAAACCATTTGCATGTAATCTGTGTCCTAAGACGTTTTGTACCAaag GTCAAATGAAATGTCACATGGTGTCACACACAGGTGTTCAACCGTACAAATGTAATGAGTGTGGAGCATCTTTCACAAAGGCAAACTCTttgaaaaaacataaattaatacatctTGGATTAAAACCTTTTGCCTGTGATAATTGCAACATGAG GTTCACGGCGAAGGATCACCTGACGCGCCACGTGCGCACGCACACGGGCGAGAAGCCGTACCGCTGCCCGCACTGCGCGCGCGCCTTCACGCAGAGCAACGACCTCGCCAAGCACGTGCGCGCGCACGTCGGGCAGAACATCTACCA ATGCACAGTTTGCCAAGCCAGATTCCGGCTAATGAGAGAATTAAGGCTTCACTATCCCGTTCATTACGCCGGCACCGAATCCGCTGCCCTCACCGACAAGGAGGAGCCGTTAGTCATACTAAAAGGATGTTCTGATTCTAACATCgataataatatcgataaaacGGCCACAGACGCACAAATAACAATTAcgtttaatagaaatattctcGATAAAGATGGTACTGGtgatattactataaatattggGCCTGAAAAGATTAATTAG
- the LOC113398425 gene encoding inhibitor of nuclear factor kappa-B kinase subunit alpha: MNDIVFIGDWIKDRVLGSGSFGIVVLWKHKNNEQKLAIKTCKWGDELTTKHRERWTKEVEMLQICNHPNIVATKELPPEFVTGLARANPSNLPILCMEYCSGGDLRQVLTRADACCGLKEIQVRKILNDIGNAMRFLHNNKITHRDLKPENIVMHVDDVVGLEQTPKKVTYKIIDLGYAKEIDSNSICASFVGTLQYLAPELFYSKSYSNSVDFWSLGLLAFEIICGTRPFLPFKAPVEWMPSVKKKTHDNICVYETFHGDISYSNEIFPENHISKPFKALIEEWLKIALEWDPKMRGRNTPSKVTFDIPSEEKGNTLGSNIIIFTLLEQILARKIIKIFSVTTISQVAYEINESTTILTLKTWINKDTNIPTENQILISPTSYTDIDNEELVMKYWNENSAVMLYVYNKNQIIDSSCAPNVPKAVQRCLEHHKDLYNYKNSQNLYRNAFYFVINQMDIYEALINGIFSRAESLKQESKQLLVKHNSVDKNLGQFLAKVEFFTKMTEEGKKHVEQLKESEVGTNLLGGFGKIFKEIDALLEKTQKIQNAWSQLSIRIQSAARRSNEGISTDMNSFVAKYNYQNVFSNAYKTFISHKKSEFYNGNREREKQCPDIVRVCYDVLKLRSKILQELQHQQFILKLKDLSIEFAKISDIITKATDNIEILSTDLSNSMDEFTSCVWSTISVVVRDADNMADLPYSVVSFQKRDFKIGESVSHHCIPVAHREEDTVKSLISESLNLRQNHTNLCEKLNSQKKMLQQTIFDFAFLNDTSQ; the protein is encoded by the coding sequence ATGaatgatattgtatttattggCGATTGGATTAAGGACAGAGTTTTGGGATCTGGAAGTTTTGGTATAGTTGTTCTTtggaaacacaaaaataatgaacagaaatTGGCTATCAAGACGTGTAAGTGGGGCGATGAGCTCACCACCAAACACAGAGAGAGATGGACTAAAGAAGTCGAAATGCTGCAAATTTGTAATCATCCGAATATCGTTGCTACAAAAGAATTACCCCCTGAATTTGTAACCGGTCTCGCTCGCGCAAATCCCTCCAACTTACCCATTTTATGTATGGAATATTGTAGTGGTGGCGATTTGAGGCAAGTGTTAACCAGAGCAGATGCATGTTGCGGACTAAAAGAAATACAAGTTCGTAAAATACTCAATGATATTGGAAATGCGATGAGATtccttcataataataaaattactcatcGTGACCTTAAGCCTGAAAATATCGTAATGCATGTAGACGATGTTGTAGGTTTGGAACAAACTCCTAAGAAAgtgacatataaaataattgatcttGGCTATGCTAAAGAAATTGATTCAAATTCAATATGCGCTAGTTTTGTTGGTACTCTGCAATACTTGGCACCTGAGCTCTTTTACAGCAAGAGCTACAGCAACTCTGTTGACTTTTGGTCATTAGGGCTACTtgcttttgaaattatttgtggGACACGACCATTTTTACCATTTAAAGCCCCAGTTGAATGGATGCcttctgttaaaaaaaagacacatgataatatatgtgtatatgaaACCTTTCATGGTGATATAAGTTACTCAAATGAGATATTTCCTGAAAATCATATATCAAAACCATTCAAGGCTTTAAttgaggaatggttaaaaattgCATTGGAATGGGATCCTAAAATGCGAGGAAGAAATACTCCGTCAAAAGTGACATTTGATATTCCTTCTGAAGAAAAGGGAAATACTTTAggaagtaatataataatatttactttactggAACAGATACTGGCAaggaaaattatcaaaattttctCCGTTACAACTATTTCTCAAGTGGcctatgaaataaatgaatcgACTACAATCTTGACCCTTAAAACTTGGATTAATAAGGACACTAATATTCCCActgaaaatcaaatattaatatcaccAACATCCTATACTGATATTGATAATGAAGAGTTAGTCATGAAATATTGGAATGAAAACAGTGCTGTAATGTTGtatgtttataacaaaaatcaaataattgatAGTAGCTGTGCACCAAATGTACCTAAAGCGGTTCAAAGGTGTTTGGAACACCACAAggatttatacaattataaaaatagtcaaaATTTGTATAGAAATGCTTTCTACTTTGTAATTAACCAAATGGACATTTATGAGGCTTTGATAAATGGAATATTCTCTAGAGCTGAATCATTGAAACAAGAAAGTAAGCAATTGCTTGTGAAACATAATTCAGTAGACAAGAACTTGGGTCAATTCCTGGCTAAAGTAGAGTTTTTCACGAAAATGACTGAAGAAGGAAAGAAACATGTTGAGCAGTTAAAAGAAAGTGAAGTAGGGACAAATCTCTTAGGTGGTTTCGGCAAGATTTTCAAAGAAATAGATGCTTTATtagaaaaaacacaaaaaatacaaaatgcttGGTCGCAGTTGTCGATAAGAATACAGTCTGCCGCTAGACGTAGCAATGAAGGAATTTCCACAGATATGAACAGTTTTgtagcaaaatataattatcaaaatgtattttctaatgcctacaaaacttttatttctcataagaaAAGTGAATTTTACAATGGAAACAGAGAAAGAGAAAAACAGTGTCCAGACATTGTCAGAGTTTGTTATGATGTTTTAAAGCTAAgaagtaaaattttacaagaGTTACAACATcaacagtttattttaaaattgaaagatTTGAGTATAGAATTTGCCAAGATCTCAGACATTATAACAAAGGCAActgataatattgaaatattaagtacTGATTTATCAAATTCAATGGATGAATTCACAAGTTGTGTTTGGTCCACAATAAGTGTTGTCGTAAGAGATGCAGACAACATGGCCGATCTTCCTTACAGTGTTGTTTCATTTCAAAAGAGAGATTTTAAAATAGGAGAATCTGTGTCTCACCATTGCATACCTGTAGCACACAGGGAAGAAGATACTGTGAAGTCTTTGATATCAGAGAGTTTGAATTTGAGACAAAACCACACAAATctttgtgaaaaattaaattcacaaaaaaaaatgttgcagcAAACAATCTTTGATTTTGCGTTTTTAAATGATACTTCACAATGA
- the LOC113398443 gene encoding uncharacterized protein LOC113398443: MKLILKILLYLEKRRFLTEMKNLCEVFLEDLNEKTLRKFPPLRFLLEVDVVDLLDVFPDVGDFLIKEPLKWQRCCNEILFACLKSLDNDMIQSIQATQVGVNIRFKSMPYFLTNKHRKYENIVYLRGLLVNITKPTSYVYHTVWSCPDECEGNEVIMHFIPKVPPKCYLCRNTLFENSGLRRCGDQVQATFKLNNELLSKIYTIVDDLIPNLKIGKKYVINAVILKKLIAIWSIEEFQILPAPITTPVPLDIRELYESCRGIPWKFIYCLASSIGINVCPLNTFMNIKISLLLSLVSVKANSLTSSPIIHFLSGGFDTGYIGKIMEQAALLADSYTYLGTTHNSTTTTLIGASGGVCVMALPLQAYSQNQIHSVLSAIETSEISDGVNKTTLQCAVWAQGMDFKKIILYNVGSIFGFVCRGDYGEYTDELVDYALEEAIVPPQIDKHERQALKDISIYIDLVAGLKVKLTKSAENLLRCYFLTARKERPKVVTIGNLGALIAICATSAKLCRRDIAKNDDAVFAIWLHVSGMPEPRLAPDEYLQTPADIKKLKKVIDNFYSWLEQFTGYSISNPNE, from the coding sequence atgaaacttattttgaaaattttgctATACTTAGAAAAAAGGCGTTTTTTAACTGAAATGAAGAATCTCTGCGAAGTATTCTTAGAAGATTTGAATGAGAAAACATTACGTAAATTTCCACCGCTTAGATTTTTGCTTGAAGTCGACGTCGTAGATTTACTCGATGTGTTCCCCGATGTAggggattttttaataaaagaaccGCTCAAGTGGCAACGATGTTGTAATGAAATTCTGTTCGCGTGTCTGAAATCTTTAGACAATGACATGATTCAGAGTATACAAGCAACACAAGTTGGCGTCAATATTCGATTTAAAAGTATGCCTTATTTCTTGACGAATAAGCACCGAAAATACgagaatatagtttatttacgtGGATTACTTGTCAATATTACGAAGCCAACCAGTTACGTATACCACACCGTGTGGTCGTGTCCAGATGAATGTGAAGGAAACGAAGTTATTATGCATTTCATTCCAAAGGTTCCaccaaaatgttatttatgtaggAATACACTATTTGAGAATAGTGGTTTAAGAAGATGTGGAGACCAGGTCCAagcaacttttaaattaaataatgaattactatCTAAAATTTACACTATTGTTGATGATCTTATTCCAAACttaaaaataggaaaaaaatatgttatcaacGCTGTTATTCTGAAGAAATTAATAGCTATTTGGTCAATCGaagaatttcaaattttacCTGCACCAATCACAACGCCTGTTCCACTAGACATAAGAGAACTATATGAATCTTGTAGAGGCATTCCTTGGAAGTTCATATATTGTCTCGCTTCTAGCATTGGAATAAACGTTTGTCCTTTAAACACcttcatgaatattaaaataagtcttTTATTAAGTCTGGTAAGTGTTAAAGCGAACTCGTTGACTAGCTCACCTATAATTCACTTTTTGTCGGGTGGATTTGATACAGGTTACATAGGCAAGATAATGGAACAAGCTGCTTTATTAGCAGATTCCTATACTTATTTAGGAACTACTCACAATTCCACAACAACAACGTTAATAGGAGCATCGGGAGGTGTTTGCGTAATGGCCTTACCTTTGCAAGCTTACAgtcaaaatcaaatacattcTGTATTATCGGCAATAGAAACTAGTGAAATCTCTGACGGagttaataaaacaacattgcAGTGTGCCGTATGGGCTCAAGGAATGGacttcaaaaaaattatattatataatgttggCAGTATTTTTGGGTTTGTATGCCGTGGTGATTATGGCGAATATACTGATGAGTTAGTTGACTACGCTTTAGAAGAAGCTATAGTTCCGCCACAAATAGACAAACACGAAAGACAAGCTTTAAAAgacatatcaatttatatagatttgGTAGCTGGTCTTAAGGTTAAATTGACAAAAAGTGCGGAAAATTTATTACGATGTTATTTCCTAACTGCTCGTAAGGAAAGGCCGAAGGTGGTTACAATCGGGAATTTGGGAGCTCTGATCGCTATTTGTGCCACGTCGGCAAAGTTATGCCGTCGAGATATAGCTAAAAATGATGATGCTGTTTTTGCAATTTGGTTACATGTGAGTGGTATGCCAGAACCGAGGTTGGCACCTGATGAGTATCTTCAAACGCCTGCGGATATAAAAAAGCTTAAAAAAGTTATAGACAATTTCTATTCATGGCTTGAGCAATTTACAGGTTATAGTATTTCTAATCCAAAcgaataa